GTCTTTGGTACAGTTTGAATCCACCATTTCCCAGCCCAATCCGCTCGACATTCTGGAAGCCATGTTCCACGCCAATGAATGGCCGTTCGAACGCAGCGAAACAGACGAGATGGTGGTGGAGACCACCGGCGGGTGGTGCGATTACCGCATGTTCTTTGCCTGGCGCGAAGATTTGCAGGCGCTTTATTATACCTGCGCCTTTGAAATGCGCATCCCGGAGGAAAAACGGGCCGGGCTGGCCGACCTTCTCGTCTATATCAATGAAAAGATGTGGATGGGCCATTTCGACCTGTGCTCCGACGATGGCACACCGATCTATCGCCAGACCATTCCCACGCGCGGCCTGCAATCGGTCAGTGTGGAGATGCTCGAAGACATGATGGATATCGCCCTGGCGGAATGCGAACGCTTCTATCCGGCCTTCCAATTCCTGCTCTGGGGCGGGCATTCTCCAGAGGAAGCCGTCGCTGCCGCTTTGCTGGACTGCGTTGGGGAAGCCTGACATAGTGGCTCCCGTCATCGACCACTTATGAAGTTCGAATCGGGAGCTAAATTTTTATGACTGTAACCGTTGACCGTCCGCTTGTATTGGTGGGCTGCGGGAAGATGGGCGGGGCCATGCTGGACGGCTGGCTCAAGAGTGGGATCACCAAGGGCGGGGTCGCGATCATCGACCCTCACAGCGGCGACACATACGCCGCCCCCGAAAATAATGTTCATGCCTATCATCAGGCGTCAGACCTGCCGTCGGACCTGAACCCGCAGGTCGTGATTCTGGCGGTCAAACCCCAGATGATGGATGCGGCGATTGCCGACTATAAACGCTTTGCCGGACCGGATTGCGTTTTCATCTCCATCGCGGCGGGCAAGACCATCGACTATTTCGAAAAGCATCTGGGTGACAGTGCCGCCATTGTCCGGGCTATGCCGAATACACCGGCCGCCATCGGTCAGGGCATCACCGTCTGCTGCCCCAACAGCAAGGTCAGCGACGATCAGTTAACGCTGTCCCTGACGCTTCTGAAAGCAGTCGGCGAGGCCGAATCGGTCACAGATGAGGGCCTGATTGACGCTGTCACCGCCGTTTCCGGCGGCGGTCCGGCTTATGTCTTTCTGATGACCGAATGCCTGGCACAGGCAGGCGTGGACGCGGGCCTCCCGGCGGAACTGTCGGCGAAACTGGCGCTGCACACGGTTGCAGGCGCGGGACAACTGGCGATCAGCAGCGACGAGCCCCCGGCCCAGTTGCGCAAGAATGTGACCAGCCCCGGCGGCACCACCCTGGAGGCGCTGAATGTATTGATGCGGGACCAGGATGGCCTGCAACGACTGATGACAGAAGCAATTGCGGCTGCCACGGCGCGTTCCAAAGAGCTGGCGGGATAAACGCCACCAAACAGAAGAAGGTGCGACCGGTCGCGCCTTCTTTTTTTTCTGACTATACAACCATTTATAGAAATTTTTAAAATTCTGCTCATTAAAGTTTTGTTGCATTGCACAAAAACTCTTGACGGCCCGCGCCATAGTTATTAATCTACTTTTGCTGCAACGCAATATGACCCAAACCTGTTGGCGAGAACCGCCGGGAGCGAAGAATGTCCCAAGCGAACCCGTTTTTTGATGTCAAGTCGAACCCGTTTTTCAACCCGGAACAGAACCCGTTTCTTGATCCGGAAAAAAATCCTTTCATGTCCAAGGATTTCGCAAAGATGATGTCGCCTTTCAAACCGGCGGACGTTGACATTGATGCGATCATGGGCTCCCAGCGCAAAAACCTGGAAGCTGTTGCCGAAGCCAATAAAAAGGCTTTCGAAGGTGTCCAGGCAGCGATGACCCGCCAGGCCGAGATCGTACGCAAGGCCATGCAGGACAGCAGCGCCACTTTCAAAGTATTGAGCGAAGCGAAAGAACCGGGTGAACAGGCCGCCAAGCAGGCGGAGCTGGCCAAGGACGCCCTGGAAAACGCCGTCGCCAATTCCCGCGAGATGTCTGACCTCGTCATGAAGTCACAGCGCGCGGCCTTGGATGTGCTGAGCAAGCGCGTGGCAGCCAGCCTGGAAGAATTCAAAGGTTATGTAGATAGCGGTAAGTAACGGACCCTCGACCCAAGCGACCCGCCTGGCCGGCCCCTTAAAGGGCCGGCTTTTTTTGTCGTCCCCACCCCAGCCCTATCGTCAGGGATTTAGTAAAATCAATAATTTGTAGTAAACTAATCGCAGCAGGCACGCCACAGCATCAACAAGATGGAACTGCCGCCATGGACGACGAAACACAAACACACGCCGAGAATGAGGCCTCCACCCTGGATCAGGCCACGCATAACGAAATGCTCGTGCTCTATGAAGAGACGGCAAATTCCATTCGCTTCCGCAAAAGAATGCAATGGATCACGCTCGGCGGCACCTTGTCCCTCATCTTCGCCCTTCTCTTTATCGGTATCGCTTTCCAGACATGGGGATTTATTATCCGTGTCATAATCGTCGGCGCAATCATGCTCACGACATTGGCTTTCTACGCCATGATCCTGTTTCAGGTCGGCCAGAATACCGAACGCAGCAAGCTGCGGCTGATTGCCACCCGGATGTCCAGCCTGTTCCGGGACGTCCGAAACCTGACCTCCCCGCAGGAGGCCGCCTTCTTTCGCTATACATTACTGGTGTTTATGAGCATCACACTGATTGCGAGCTGTGCGCTTGTGGTAGTTCTGCTTAATCGCTTCATTTGATCTCGCATATGCACAATTTTGATCACATAAAAAATTCGCTACTTATCAATTATTTGATTGTGTATTTTTTCTAAATCGTCGCTTTAGAATTGCTCGATTGTGCATCGCACAAAATCGGAGCTAAACTACTTTTATTGGTTCCAGGGATACCCATCCCTGATCCTCCCATGGACGAACCTTCACCTAGGGCTGGCCTTTTGGCCAGCCCCTTTTTTTGCCCCTTGAATTCCGGGAGACTGTCCCGCAAAGTCCCGGTCGGCCCGACCAGGGACAGGAAATTCGAACGGGGGAATCGCGATGACAATTGAATTCGACGACTTCATGAAGGTGGACATCCGCGTCGGCACCGTGATCAAGGCAGAGCCCTATCCCGAGGCCCGCAAACCGGCGATCAAACTATGGATTGATTTCGGCCCGGAAATCGGTGAGCGCAAGACATCGGCGCAGATCACCAACCATTACACGCCGGATAGCCTTGTTGGGCGGCAGGTCTGCGCCGTGGTCAATTTCCCGGTTAAACAGATCGGCAAGTTCATGTCGGAATGCCTGACCCTGGGTTTTGCCGACGAGGAAGGCGGCATCGTCCTCATCCGTCCGGACCAGAAAGTATCGAACGGGCAGCGGCTTCACTAAAAGCATCTCCGGCCTAGTAAATAGCCTTGAAATGATCCATTTCGTCCAGAATCCAGCTTCGGAACGCGGCAACATTCGGCTGCTTCAGGTTCTTCTTCGGACAGACGAGATAAAAGCTGCGCCCTGTCGACAGGGTGAAATCAATCGGGGCGACAAGTTGGCCGAATTTCCGGTCTCGCGCGCTCAACACCCGGCGTCCCAGAACAATCCCCGCACCGTCCAGTGCCGCATCCAGGGCGTGGTCGGCGTGGGTGAAATGCATGCCGCGACCGGGATTTTTCACCTCTACCCCCTGGGCGGCGAACCACACACTCCATGTCGGAGCATTGGCGTTAAACTCCAGTGAATCGTCATGGATCAACGTCTTGTCCCGCAGATCTTCCGCCGTCTCGAAAGGCCCATTCTCGTCAAGATAGCGCTGACTGCAAAGCGGCATGACAAAATCCTCCACCAGCGGGTCCACATGCATATCCGGGAAATTGCCATCCCCGAAACGGATACTCACATGGACGCCATCACCGGCGAAATCCGCCGTACGCAAACTGGGGGCCACCCGCGCGTCGATCTCCGGATAGGACTCCAGAAAGCGGTACAGACGCGGCGCCAGCCATTTGGCCGCAAAACCCGGACCGCAGCCGATCACAACAAGGCGGTCGTCATCCTGCTTTCGCAACTGGGCGATGCTGTCGTGAACCTGCTGAAAGCCTGCATGGATTCCAGGAAAGCAACGCCGCCCCGCCTCGGTCAGTTCAATCGCGCGGGTCTTGCGCACAAATAGCTGAATACCAAGGAAATCTTCCAGCCCCTTGACCTGGTGACTGAGGGCCGCAGGCGTGACGCTCAACTCATCCGCCGCTTTGGTGAAACTCAGATGGCGTGCGGTTGCCTCAAAAGCGCGAATGGCGTTCAGCGGCGGTAGTTTAAACATTTTAGAAATCCTAAAATATAAGCTGAAATCTTCTCGTTTGTGAAATTAACGAGACAGCGCAATATTTATATCATGGAAAGGGCGATGAAAAGCACCCTTCAGATGAAATTACGGTTAAGTTTTTCTATAAGGAGAAAGCTAATGATGACCGTTCAAACAGCAGAAGAACACGACCTATTGATCAAACAGAGCCTGATGCGCGCGCGCCGTGCGCGGTCCAGGATGTATCACAAAGCAGCCGTCAGCATTTGGCGCAGCCTCAGTGAAAAGATCGGGCACCTGCGCGAAGGCAAACATGCGGGCGACGTTCGCACGGCCTGCTAGACGAGAAAAGGCTTGGGTACGCTCTTGTACCCAAGCCCTCAGTTAACCCGGCATATCTGTTTACGCGACCTGCTCCAACTGCCCTTCCTCAACACCATGAGCATAGGGAAAGCCTTCATCCGCCCAACCGGTCATACCGCCGATAAGTTCTTTCACCGGACGCCCCAGACGCGCGAAACGAACCGCCGCCTTGTTCGCCGCATTGCAATGCGGTCCGGCGCAATAGACCACGAACAAGGTATCCTTCGGCCAATCCGACAGTTTGCGTTCGATGATCTTGCCGTAAGGCAGATTGACCGCGCCGGGAATATGCGCCTTTTGATAGGCATCCGGCCCGCGCACATCCAACAGCACAAAGTCCTTCAAGCCACGGCGCATGGCATCATGCACATCCCAGCAATCCGCCTCGAATGTCAGGCGCGCCTCAAAATGGGCAAGCGCGATTTCCGAAGGGGCCGCTGATACATCCGTTACATAGCTCGACATTGCCATACCTTTCATTGCTTCGATGGCCCTAAAATCACGCAACATCCGCCATTCGTCTATTGGCGTGAATGACAAAGATCGTTAAGATTACGCCATGAAAGTTTGCACCCTTGCCTATGACGGCCTCTGCACCTTCGAATTCGGCCTCTGCGTCGAGGTATTCGGACTGGCGCGGCCCGAATTGAATATTCCCTGGTATGACTTTTCGGTCGTCGCCTGCGACGGTGGCCCCATGCGGGCGACCGGTGGCGTCACCCTCACCGCAGCCTACGACCTGTCCACTCTTGAAGACGCTCATCTCATTCTGGTTCCCGGATGGCGGGGCATGGACACACCCGTCCCCGACCATCTGGTTAAAGCCCTGCAGGCTGCCCATGACCGGGGCGCAATCCTTGCGTCCGTCTGTTCCGGTGTTTTCGTGCTTGCCGCAACTGGACTGCTGAACGGAAAACGGGCGACAACCCACTGGCGTTATACCGACGCGCTGGCAAGCCGTTTTCCGGAAATCGATGTTCAGCCGGATGTGCTCTATGTGGATAACGGCGACATCCTGACTTCCGCCGGGTCTGCGGCGGGCCTCGACATGTGCCTGCATCTTGTCCGCCGGGATCACGGACCGGACATCGCCAATCAGGTGGCGCGGCGCCTGGTGCTGCCCGCCCATCGCGACGGCGGTCAGGCCCAGTTCATCCCCAAACCTATGGGCCCCAATCGCGGCGGGCAGATCGGGCCCCTTCTGGAAACGCTTTTGCGACGGCTGGACGAGGACTGGACCATCGAGGCCATGGCCAGGGCTGCCGGGCTCAGCCCCCGCACACTTTTACGCCGCTTCCGCGACAGCACCGGGCAAAGCCCGCAGGCCTGGCTGACCGCACAGCGCGTGGCCTTTGCCTGCGACTTGTTGGAAACGACAGACCTCGCCGTCCAGCCCATCGCCGAACGAACGGGCCTCACCACCGCCGAGACCCTGCGCCACCACTTTCGAAAAATAGTCGGGATTTCACCGACGGCCTACCGGCAGTCCTTCGCCCGATAGCGTCTAGGCTGGCAAACGAACGCGCGCGCGCAAGCCCCCATGCGGCGATTCTTCCAGCAGGATATCCCCGCCGTGTGCGCGGATCACATCGCGTGAAATCGCCAGCCCCAGCCCCGTGCCGCCGGTTTTCGGATTGCGCGACTGTTCCAGCCTGAAAAACGGCCGAAAAACATTCTCCCTTTCCCCCTCGGGGATACCGGGGCCGTCATCGTCCACCAGAATTTCCACCGCATCACCGCGCCGCCCCGCCGACACCCAGATATGTTCGGCATAGCGATTGGCATTGGAAATCAGGTTATCCAGACTGCGCCGGAAGGCTTCCGGTTTAAGCCAGGCATTGATCACCCCTTCCACATGGCAATCAATATTGATCCCGCCGCTTTTCCATTTTTCCGCCAACTCCTGAACGGTAACCGTCAGGTTGGTCTCAACCGACGGCTCTCCGCCTTCGCCGCGCGCGAAGGTGAGATACCCCTCGATCATACGTTCCATTTCGGTCACATTGGCCTTGATGGCCTCGACCTCCTCACCGCTTCCCAGCAAGGCGAGCTGCAGCTTCATACGCGTCAGCGGCGTTTTCAGGTCATGGCTGACGCCGGACAGCATATCCGTCCGCTGGCGAATCTGGCGTCGAATTCGGTGGATCATGCGGTTGAAGGCGACCGCTGCCAGCCGTACTTCCGACGCGCCTTCCGGCTTGAAGTCCCGGCCCGGGTCCCGGCCCTTGCCAAAACTGTCCACCGCATCGGCAAGCCGCCGGATCGGGCGCACCTGGTTGCGCATGAAAATAGAGGCAACCGCAAACAGGATGAGAGACGTGCCGACCATCCAAAGGATGAAAATATAAGTGGTGGTACTGAACAGCCGCTTGCCCGGAACGACCACGGTCATAACCCCGTCGGCAAGCTGGAAGTCGATGATCACCTCTTCCTTAAAGGAGGAACTGTCGATCTGGAACGGGCGTTTGATGCGCTCGTTGAACGTGGCCGCCAGCATCCGGTCAATCAGGCCGCCTTCACTAACACTTTCGTTGGGTAGAATTTCGCCAGGCTGCAGAACGATATTCAACTGCATCGTGTTCCGGGCGCGTTGCAGGATTTCGTCGGTCTTCTCCGGATAAAGCCGCAGTTCCGTCATCACATACTGCAGGTCGCCACCAATGGAACTGGCCAGCCGCCAGGTAATCGTATCCCAATGGCGTTCATAGAAAATCCAGGCAGAGACAAGTTGCAGCAGAACCAGCGGGGTCACGATGATCAGCAGCGAACGCCCATACAGGCTGCGCGGAAGCATTTTCTTTACGGCAGCGCGCAGATTCATCCATCCAGCCCCAGCAACTTATCCATCCGGACGCAGAACATAGCCCTGACCACGCACCGTATGCAAATAACGTGGAATTTTGGGGTCGGGTTCGATCTTGCGGCGCAGGCGGGTGACCTGCACGTCCACCGTGCGATCTCCGCCATCAATATGACATCGCGCTGTCAGTTCATCCCGGCTCATCACACGGCCCGGTTCTTCCGCCAGGGCCTTCAGCAACGCAACCTCTGTGCTGGTCAGCTTGACCGGTTCATTGTCGCGCAGCAACAGTTCCCGGTCCATATCGAACTGCGACGCCCCCAGCGACACGATACCGCCGCCGGTTTCCTGTTCAGGCGCGGCCACCTGCATGCGGCGGATAATCGACTGGATACGCAGGACAAGTTCCAATGGCTCAAACGGCTTTGGCAGATAGTCGTCCGCCCCGGCCTGCAGGCCATCGATCCTCGCTTCCGTTTCACTCATGGCTGTCAGCATCAGGATCGGCACATCGCTGTCCCGGCGAAGATCGCGGGTCAGATCGAGACCGCTTTCCCCCGGCATCATGACATCGACCACCAGCAGATCGAACTGGAAGGCGCGCAGCTTGTCGCGGGCCTCCGCCGCATCGGCGGCCGTGGTAACGCGAAACCCTTCCTTTGTCAGGAAACGCTGCAGCAGATCACGGATTTCAGTGTCGTCGTCAACGACCAGGATATGGATCTCGTCCATGGGCCTCTTCTATTCTTCTTGTGTCTCGTTATCCCGGTACATTTCAGCGTGGACGCCGCTTGTCTTCCGCAAAACGCGCCCGGTCCCCCTCGCCGGACATGATCCCCAGCATGACTTTCCGGAAACCTTCCACGGCCTCCGCGCCGGCGTCGCGGAAGGCGCGCTCGATCCGCTGGCGCTGGTTTTCAGTCAGTTCCTCTTCCAGCCGGCGCCCCTGCTCCGTCAGTTCCAGCAGGCGCTGCCGACGGTCGCGCGTGCCTTGCTTTTGCAGGATATAGCCTTCACTGACCAACTGGCTAAGAACCCGGCTCAGGCTTTGCTTTGTAATCTGCAGGATATCCAACAGGTCCGACACCGACATACCCGGATAGCGCCCGACAAAATAAATGACACGGTGATGCGCGCGGCCCAGCCCACGTTCCGCCAGGATCGCATCCGGTTCGGCGGTAAAATCGCGATAGGCATAGAACAGCATCTCTATCCCCTGGCGTAGAACCTCATCCCTCAGGAAAAGCGGGTTTGCGCCGGGACGCCCCGACAGGGCGGACTTGAAACTGGCCGGATAGGGGCCGGAAGAATTTATGTCAGTCATATTGACATATATGCCTCATGATGTTACATCGCGCAAGAGTTTGAGGTAATATATTGTAACTAATACAGGCGTTCATCTGTAACTATATTACCAAAATAGGTGCAACCCTTTGATTTCTAGGAAAATGCACCGTCGGGATTGTAGCAACAAGCAGAGGGGAGCACGAGACCCATGGCGCTCTTACCATTCGACGACCGCGACGGCTATATCTGGCTGAATGGTGAATTCATTCAGTGGCGGGATGCAAAACTTCACTTCCTGAGCCACGCCCTGCATTATGCATCGGCGGTATTCGAAGGCGAACGGGTCTATGGCGGCCATATCTTCAAGCTGCGCGAACACACCGACCGCCTGTTGAAATCCGGTAACATTCTGGATTTCCAGATTCCATACACCCCCGACGAGATTGATGACGCCAGCAAGAAGCTGATCGAAATGAACGGCATCACCGATGGCTACATCCGCCCGATCGCCTGGCGCGGGTCGGAAATGATGGGTGTATCCGCACAGAATTCACGCATCAATATCGCAATCGCCGCCTGGGAATGGCCCGCCTATTTCTCTCCGGAAGCCAAGATGCAGGGCCTGCGTATGCGCATTTCCGACTGGCACCGCCCGGACCCGCGCACCGCACCGACCGATTCCAAGGCTGCCGGTCTCTACATGATCTGCACCTTGTCCAAGCATAAGGCGGAAAGCGAGGGATATGACGATGCATTGTTGCTGGACTGGCGCGGCTATATCGCCGAAGCCACCGGCGCCAACATCTTCTTCCTGATGGACGACGGCAAGTTGCACACGCCCAAGCCGGATTGCTTCCTGGACGGCATCACCCGCCGTACGGTAAACGAACTGGCCAAGGCAAAGGGCTATGAAATCGTAGAGCGCCACATCCAGCCGGAAGACATGGCCAATGCGAAAGAAGCCTTCCTGACCGGCACAGCCGTCGAGGTCACACCCATTCGCTCCATCGGTGATTATCAGTTTGAACCGGCCGAATGCTGCCGGACATTGATTGAAGCCTATGAGGAGGAAGTCCGCCGCCCCTCCCGTCAGGCTGCGGCAGCGGAGTAATCAGGCTCCCGCACGCTGTAAAAATCAAGAAAAGCCGACAGAATTTCTGTCGGCTTTTCTTTACATCAAAAACAAATATTTATCTAAGACTGGAGCCAACAATAATATCCAACAAACAGTTTTGGTTTTCTTGACATCCTAATAAGATAGCCCTTGAGAGAGAAACCACACTAGAAGAAACGTTGAGATGAAAGTCTTTTTGTCCCTGTTGATTCTTTATTCTGGCTTTTTAGCTTCGTTTTTCCTGAACAAATTTCTGATCAAAAACCTGGCGCTCGACGGATTAGGCGACTTTAACGTGGGGATCAGCGTCGCCGCAATTCTCAGCGTGATTGCTGTCTTTGGTGGTCACTCCCTGGCCCATCATTTCGTGCCCCGTTATCTTTCCGAGGATAAATGGCCGCATATCTGTGGCTTCATCCGACATCACATCACGATGGCAGGTCTGTCCAGCGCGGCAATCGCCGTTGTCGCACTGGGTCTGATCGGTGGATTTGCCTATTTCGAGATGACTGATCAGTTGCATGAAGCCGTAACGGCAAGCCTGCTCACCCCCTTCTTTGCCGTTACGCTGTTTTTCGGACACGTGATCCAGTCCATGGGACGCCCGGTGGCAGCCCTTTATCCTTATGAAATCATGCGTCCGCTCCTGTTCTGGCTCGGCTGCCTGATTTGGTTACAGATTTTCCCGGATATCGATGAATTCGGAGCGATGTTGATGTTGGCGGTCGCGCTCTGCCTGTGCATCCTGGTTCAATACGTCACCATTTCGCGGGCCCTGCCGGTGCCGATCACATGCGCAGACCCGGCCTATGAGAAAGCCGCCTGGAATAATACCGGCATTCCCCTGCTATGGACTGCACTGACGACGAGCTTCCTGCCCCGCATCAACCTGCTGTCCCTGGAAGTCCTGCACCCTGTGGAGGCAAGCGTCGGCATCTATACGCTGTTGCTTTTCCTTCCCTCCATCATCTGGCTGAATTTTCATGCCATGAATGCGGTTATAAGGCCCAGGATCATAAAGATGGTTGGGAATACCGCCAGCCTGCAGCAGCAGTTCAATCAAAGCACGCAAATCCTGTTCGCCTGCAATATCCTCACCGCCGGCATAATGATCGTCTTCGCCCGGCCGATCCTCGGCTGGTTCCACAAAGACCTGTTACCCTATGAAGGCTGGCTGGTGTTCCTGTTGCTAAGCGCCTGCCTCAGCAGCATAGCGGAACTGGCGGGACCCTTCCTGTCTTTGAACGGGCATCACAGAAAATCCGCCAAACTGAACAGCGGCCTCGTCGCAATCAACCTGGTTGTAGCGCCGGTATGTGTTTATTTCTTCGGCCTGGAAGGTGCCATCTGCTCCCTGGTCGGCATCCGCTTTACCCGCAGCCTCGCCAGTTACAGCCTGCTATACCGGCATGTGACGATAAAGCCCTGGCTGGCTCTGGATATCTCATCAACTCTGGCCGCGCGGAAAGGACTTAGCCCTCGATAATATCCACAGTCGGTTCATGGATGACCGGGAAATTCACCGAATTGGCAATGAAGCATTTTTCATGGGCTTGCCCATGCAAAGACAGCGCGAGATCGGGATCACCGTCCAGAATAGAGACCTTGGGGAACAGGGTAACCGATTCAAACCGACCGGCCCCATCACTCCCTTCGCTCATTACGCCACAGGCACTATCCTCATAGCCGGCAACGACAATCCCGTTGACCGTGCAAAGGTGCAGATACCACAGCATATGACAGGCCGACAGCGAAGCCACCAGCATATCTTCCGGGTTATGCAGGCTGGCATCTCCACGAAAGGCCGGGTCTGCGGATCCACGGATCGGTGCCTTGCCTTCGATCTCAATCCGATGTTCGCGGGAATACCCCCGATAGTCGCGGGCAGGTCCTTCCTCGCCCCCCGTCCAGACCACCTTTGCTGCGTAGCGATGCGACTTTGCCATTTTTGTCCTCCGTAAATGCCGTCAACAAACTAGCACAGACACTCCCATAATAAATTTCTATATTTTTTATACATTACATGCATATTCGCATGATTATGGATAATTGGGATGATATTCGCGTCTTTCTGGCTATTGCGCGCTGTGGAAATCTGACTGCGGCAGGGAAGGAGCTTGCCCTGACACAGCCCAGTGTCGGGCGGCGTCTCGCCCTGTTGGAAGAGCGGTTGGGCAGCCCCCTGTTCCTGCGCAGCGGGCGGCAATGGACATTGACGGAACTGGGCCGGGACCTGGCAGAGTCCGCATCCACGATGCAAACCGCAGCCGATGCCATCAACCGCAAGACAAGCAGCCACACCCAGGGAGAACAGGGTATTGTCCGCGTGACCAGCACCGACGGATTGGGGGCCTATTGGCTGCCCGATCTCGCCGTGCAACTGCGCCAACAGCATCCTTCAATCATGCTGGAGGTGATCACGGGCAACAGGCCGTTGGATTTATCCCGCCGCAGTGCCGATATCGCCCTGCGGCTCTACCGCCCGGAGGAAGACGATCTGATCATCCGCAAGCTGGGCAAAATTTCCTTCAGGCTATTTGCGTCCCCCGCCTATCTGGCCCGATGGGGCAGCCCCGCCACCATACACGACCTGCCCACACACAGTTTCATCGGGCAGGCGCTGGATTATGACAACACAGTGGAATTCGCCTGGCTCAGGCAGCATGTAGCGGAGCCGGATTTCGTCTTCCGTTCAGGGTCCGCCGTTGCGCAGGCGCAGGCCGCAAAACAGGGCATGGGCATTGCCCTTCTGCCACGCTATCTGGCCTATGCCATAGGCGGTCTGACCGAAATTACGCTACCCGAGGCGCCAACCGGCAAGGACGTCTGGCTGGCGACACATCGCGACCTGCGGCGCATTCCGAAAGTTGCCGCGGCCTGGGATTTCATCAAATCACAGGCCGTGGCCGACAATTGCATCTTTGAACGGAATGAAGATTTACAGGCGTAGTTTCAGGGTCGGCCCAATATTGCGGAAGCCTTCACGCAGATAGAAATTCACGGCACGGGTGCCCTCATCACCACCTGGCGTATTCAATTCCAGACAGGACCACCCCCGCCGACGCCCCATTTCGGATGCATGGCTGATCATCTTTTCGCCCACGCCGCGGGAACGGTGGACGGGGTCCACGAAAAATTCGGTAATCAGGCCATATCGCCCCTTGGCGAAAAGGGCGACCGCCTCGGTAATGGTCATCACGGCAAGGGGCCTGCGGTTCTCATCAAAGCCCAGCAGGGCGGAAAAACGCGGGTCTTCGTCGTCAAACAACTGATGGCAGGTCTCATAGACCTCTTCATCGGAAACGGGCGACTCGCCGCGATAAAGCTCCTGCAGAAGCTGATAGACCATGATCGACACAAGGTCCGCATCATTGGGCCCGGCCTCAACAATCTCGATGTTCATGAAGTCTTCCCTGAAGTTATTTTATATTATTTACT
The Aestuariispira ectoiniformans genome window above contains:
- a CDS encoding rhodanese-like domain-containing protein, giving the protein MSSYVTDVSAAPSEIALAHFEARLTFEADCWDVHDAMRRGLKDFVLLDVRGPDAYQKAHIPGAVNLPYGKIIERKLSDWPKDTLFVVYCAGPHCNAANKAAVRFARLGRPVKELIGGMTGWADEGFPYAHGVEEGQLEQVA
- a CDS encoding phasin family protein, yielding MSQANPFFDVKSNPFFNPEQNPFLDPEKNPFMSKDFAKMMSPFKPADVDIDAIMGSQRKNLEAVAEANKKAFEGVQAAMTRQAEIVRKAMQDSSATFKVLSEAKEPGEQAAKQAELAKDALENAVANSREMSDLVMKSQRAALDVLSKRVAASLEEFKGYVDSGK
- the ftrA gene encoding transcriptional regulator FtrA, translated to MKVCTLAYDGLCTFEFGLCVEVFGLARPELNIPWYDFSVVACDGGPMRATGGVTLTAAYDLSTLEDAHLILVPGWRGMDTPVPDHLVKALQAAHDRGAILASVCSGVFVLAATGLLNGKRATTHWRYTDALASRFPEIDVQPDVLYVDNGDILTSAGSAAGLDMCLHLVRRDHGPDIANQVARRLVLPAHRDGGQAQFIPKPMGPNRGGQIGPLLETLLRRLDEDWTIEAMARAAGLSPRTLLRRFRDSTGQSPQAWLTAQRVAFACDLLETTDLAVQPIAERTGLTTAETLRHHFRKIVGISPTAYRQSFAR
- a CDS encoding ATP-binding protein yields the protein MNLRAAVKKMLPRSLYGRSLLIIVTPLVLLQLVSAWIFYERHWDTITWRLASSIGGDLQYVMTELRLYPEKTDEILQRARNTMQLNIVLQPGEILPNESVSEGGLIDRMLAATFNERIKRPFQIDSSSFKEEVIIDFQLADGVMTVVVPGKRLFSTTTYIFILWMVGTSLILFAVASIFMRNQVRPIRRLADAVDSFGKGRDPGRDFKPEGASEVRLAAVAFNRMIHRIRRQIRQRTDMLSGVSHDLKTPLTRMKLQLALLGSGEEVEAIKANVTEMERMIEGYLTFARGEGGEPSVETNLTVTVQELAEKWKSGGINIDCHVEGVINAWLKPEAFRRSLDNLISNANRYAEHIWVSAGRRGDAVEILVDDDGPGIPEGERENVFRPFFRLEQSRNPKTGGTGLGLAISRDVIRAHGGDILLEESPHGGLRARVRLPA
- a CDS encoding response regulator, which translates into the protein MDEIHILVVDDDTEIRDLLQRFLTKEGFRVTTAADAAEARDKLRAFQFDLLVVDVMMPGESGLDLTRDLRRDSDVPILMLTAMSETEARIDGLQAGADDYLPKPFEPLELVLRIQSIIRRMQVAAPEQETGGGIVSLGASQFDMDRELLLRDNEPVKLTSTEVALLKALAEEPGRVMSRDELTARCHIDGGDRTVDVQVTRLRRKIEPDPKIPRYLHTVRGQGYVLRPDG
- the gcvA gene encoding transcriptional regulator GcvA: MFKLPPLNAIRAFEATARHLSFTKAADELSVTPAALSHQVKGLEDFLGIQLFVRKTRAIELTEAGRRCFPGIHAGFQQVHDSIAQLRKQDDDRLVVIGCGPGFAAKWLAPRLYRFLESYPEIDARVAPSLRTADFAGDGVHVSIRFGDGNFPDMHVDPLVEDFVMPLCSQRYLDENGPFETAEDLRDKTLIHDDSLEFNANAPTWSVWFAAQGVEVKNPGRGMHFTHADHALDAALDGAGIVLGRRVLSARDRKFGQLVAPIDFTLSTGRSFYLVCPKKNLKQPNVAAFRSWILDEMDHFKAIY
- a CDS encoding YbjN domain-containing protein, with the protein product MSLVQFESTISQPNPLDILEAMFHANEWPFERSETDEMVVETTGGWCDYRMFFAWREDLQALYYTCAFEMRIPEEKRAGLADLLVYINEKMWMGHFDLCSDDGTPIYRQTIPTRGLQSVSVEMLEDMMDIALAECERFYPAFQFLLWGGHSPEEAVAAALLDCVGEA
- a CDS encoding tRNA-binding protein, which translates into the protein MTIEFDDFMKVDIRVGTVIKAEPYPEARKPAIKLWIDFGPEIGERKTSAQITNHYTPDSLVGRQVCAVVNFPVKQIGKFMSECLTLGFADEEGGIVLIRPDQKVSNGQRLH
- the proC gene encoding pyrroline-5-carboxylate reductase yields the protein MTVTVDRPLVLVGCGKMGGAMLDGWLKSGITKGGVAIIDPHSGDTYAAPENNVHAYHQASDLPSDLNPQVVILAVKPQMMDAAIADYKRFAGPDCVFISIAAGKTIDYFEKHLGDSAAIVRAMPNTPAAIGQGITVCCPNSKVSDDQLTLSLTLLKAVGEAESVTDEGLIDAVTAVSGGGPAYVFLMTECLAQAGVDAGLPAELSAKLALHTVAGAGQLAISSDEPPAQLRKNVTSPGGTTLEALNVLMRDQDGLQRLMTEAIAAATARSKELAG